The Stigmatella aurantiaca DW4/3-1 genome contains the following window.
TCCAGGTCATCCGAGTACGCGTAGCCCACCTTCGCCCCGGCGATGACGCGGACGCCTACGCCCTGCGCCAGCCCTGTTTGAGCGCTCTTGATGCGCGCTTCCTCCAGGATGACCGCCGTGGTGAGGGCCCGCTCGACATAGACTTCGGCGAAGTCGGCGCCGCGCTCCATCGCGACCGCCAGCAGACGCTCGAGCAACGGCTGAGGCAGCAGGGGGGGGGGCACCGTCTGCCGGGTGGACAGGGGGCCGAGCAGGGCCGGAGTGGGACGCTTTCTCGTCGTCGCCGACGCACGGGGCATTCGAATTCTCCAAAGCGCTAGAAGAGGTGGGAACAGACCGTAATGAGGGCTTATCCTCCGGGCAACGGACAACGCACGCGCCCTGTTCCGGCGGGACCGTCCGTCCACATTCCCCTGAAGGGGGCCCGCGCTCTAAGATGCCCCGGCCTCGCACCAGGCCCACCCACCGCCATGCCCCCTCGCCGACCCTCTTCCTCCCACGCGGACGACTCCCCGAAGCCTTCGGGCGGTGCCTCGCGAAACGATCGCACCGAACTCAAACCGTCGCCTTTCGCCTCGGGGGGGCGCTCCCGCGCGGGGGCTCGTCCCCGCTCCGTCGAGGTCGATGAGGGAATGGAGAATGGGGGGGAGGCGCCCGCCGAGGAGGAGTACCGGACGTCCAACCACTACCCGTCCGAGGAAGAGGAGGAGATGGGGGAGGAGGGCACGCCGACTCCCTCGGCGCGGGATGCCACCCGGATGACCGCCATGGACGGGTTCGCCGAGGAGGGGGAGGAGGAGCCCCTGGCCGAGGACGATGACAATCCGGACTCGACCCGGGCCGGGCCGCCGGTCTCGCTTCACATCATCGAAGGGCCGGACAAGGGCAAGAAGCGGCGCTTCCGCGGCGTCCGCATGGTGGTGGGCCGCGGCAAGAAGATCGAGATGCAGCTGTCCGACCAATCCGTGTCCCGCCGCCACCTGGAGCTGATCCACGGAGATGCCGGGACGCTCATGCGGGATCTGGGCACCATCAACGGCACGTTGGTGAACGACGAGCGCGTGGATGAGCGGCTGCTCAAGCATGGCGATGAGATCGCCATCGGCAAGACCCGTATCCGCTACGTGGACGAGTTGGAGCAGGTCAAACAGCTGCGCGCCGAGAAGGATGCGCGGGAGGCCGAGGCGAAGAAGGCCGAGGAAGAGGCCAAGAAGAAGGCCGAGACGGAGGCCGCGGCGCGCAAGGAAGCCGCGGCGAGCGCCAGTGCCTCCAGCAAAGCAGAGGTCGATCCCGCCGATCCGCGCCTCAACCAGGCCACCCAGGCCCGCTTCCCCGCGCCCGATGAGCTGCTGGATGTCCCCATCCGGGGGCGCCCTGCCCGGGGCGGCAACCGCAAGCTCGGGGGGAACAAGGTCCTGATCGGTGGAGGCGTGGGCGTGGCCGTGGTGGTGGCGCTGGTGGTGATGATCATCATCATGGGGCGCACCTCTCCGCCCGAGCCGCCCGTCGTGGATCCGCGTGAGACGACGGCCGCCACGAAGATGCAGCAGGCATACAACGCGGTCCGCAGTGGCGATTTCGCACTCGCGGTGAAGCTGGTCGAGGAGGCCGAGGCGCTCAAGCCTGGAATCGATACGGAGGGGCTGGCCCAGGCCGCCCGGCGTGAGCTGGCCGTCATCGAAGCGTTCCAGGCCGTGCGGGCCCTCATGGAGGAGGGGCGCTTCGAGGAGGC
Protein-coding sequences here:
- a CDS encoding FHA domain-containing protein → MENGGEAPAEEEYRTSNHYPSEEEEEMGEEGTPTPSARDATRMTAMDGFAEEGEEEPLAEDDDNPDSTRAGPPVSLHIIEGPDKGKKRRFRGVRMVVGRGKKIEMQLSDQSVSRRHLELIHGDAGTLMRDLGTINGTLVNDERVDERLLKHGDEIAIGKTRIRYVDELEQVKQLRAEKDAREAEAKKAEEEAKKKAETEAAARKEAAASASASSKAEVDPADPRLNQATQARFPAPDELLDVPIRGRPARGGNRKLGGNKVLIGGGVGVAVVVALVVMIIIMGRTSPPEPPVVDPRETTAATKMQQAYNAVRSGDFALAVKLVEEAEALKPGIDTEGLAQAARRELAVIEAFQAVRALMEEGRFEEARQKLKDTPLGTTAQSDEEREKLEKELDERETDFLVKRAEALLTQRDVEGLRALLAKLPSSAQPLYRQKLADLEKALDDEAKDLARQARQNKALAAKLAAEKRAQFISEAFEAVERKFENGDYTRAVLECDRVLEAHKGDTEIRDRAKNLKRLIPLFSKSFEDAQRKVQARSLEAAVRPLKRSAELYQQIGFNGGLQETLNEQLARASVSAGKAALARRDVASAARSFREALRINPGDAGAQEGLNSLEGQVEELFQRAYIERDRDPRSAAEKFKIVIDAAPQDSELRQKAQSHLDALQP